One part of the Geoanaerobacter pelophilus genome encodes these proteins:
- the recG gene encoding ATP-dependent DNA helicase RecG, which produces MTIIKLKENLSLDLPADLAEKLGLSPGDSLTADVDQEGRLLLTPVPAVAEPPQASLKEAITKKNLATSMQFIKGIGPKLAETLARKGINTVEDALYLLPNRYEDRSTIVPIARLALGSTQVFQGEVAAAEPQTTKGGRRYFEVLLKDTSGVIHLKWFNFNPVFMKRTWRIGRRGIFTGHVGQYGLQREVHHPEVEWLADGEEIAAVLSRDTASFGRIVPVYPLTEGLSQKIMRKVLKEVVERFVGFISDHLPPDLRHRHKLLPIPDALAEVHFPESVTDITVLNRGDFQAHRTLVFDEFFYLELGMALKRQGVVIEEGIGFSVTHKYTKPLLQMLPFQLTTAQRRVLTEIKEDMMTPHPMHRLVQGDVGSGKTLVALMAALVAVENGYQVAIMAPTEILAEQHFLNIHRWCELLGVSVVLLTSSFKGKARTAALASIADGSAQIVIGTHAVIQDKVEFHRLGMGIVDEQHRFGVLQRGILRKKGENPDILVMTATPIPRTLAMTVFGDLSLSVIDELPPGRTPIETRLVFESRRSQVYAAIREEVNNGRQAYLIYPLVEETEKSELKAASQMAEHLQNDIFPDLKVGLLHGRMKPEEKEAVMRSFKAQETEILVATTVIEVGIDVPNATIMVIEHAERFGLSQLHQLRGRVGRGSAKSKCFLLTSGRLSEDGEKRLRVMESTNDGFRIAEADLEIRGPGDFLGTRQAGLPDFRVANILRDGRILEEARKEAFTLVEQDPGLKQPHHAAIREELARRWGGRLELAGVA; this is translated from the coding sequence ATGACCATTATCAAACTGAAAGAAAACTTGTCGCTGGACCTTCCCGCAGACCTTGCCGAAAAACTGGGGCTTTCGCCGGGAGACTCCCTGACAGCGGATGTCGACCAGGAGGGGCGACTGCTGCTCACACCGGTTCCGGCAGTTGCGGAACCGCCACAAGCCAGCCTGAAAGAAGCCATCACCAAGAAGAACCTTGCTACCTCGATGCAGTTTATCAAGGGTATCGGGCCGAAACTGGCCGAAACCTTGGCTCGCAAAGGGATCAACACTGTTGAGGATGCCCTTTATCTTCTGCCGAACCGGTACGAGGACCGAAGCACGATTGTGCCGATTGCCCGGCTGGCCCTTGGCTCGACCCAGGTGTTTCAGGGGGAGGTGGCAGCTGCTGAGCCTCAGACCACCAAAGGTGGCCGGCGCTACTTCGAAGTGCTGCTCAAGGACACGAGTGGCGTCATTCACCTTAAATGGTTCAATTTCAACCCGGTATTCATGAAGAGGACCTGGAGGATTGGGCGTCGCGGTATCTTTACCGGCCATGTCGGGCAATACGGCTTGCAACGTGAGGTCCACCATCCTGAGGTTGAGTGGCTGGCCGATGGAGAGGAGATTGCTGCTGTGCTGTCCCGCGATACGGCGAGTTTCGGCCGGATCGTGCCGGTGTATCCTCTCACCGAGGGTCTGTCGCAGAAGATAATGCGCAAGGTTCTGAAAGAGGTGGTGGAGCGGTTTGTTGGGTTCATCTCGGACCACCTGCCGCCTGATCTCAGGCACCGGCATAAGCTGTTGCCGATCCCTGACGCCCTGGCCGAGGTCCATTTCCCGGAAAGTGTCACCGATATCACGGTCCTCAACCGGGGCGATTTCCAGGCGCACCGGACCCTGGTGTTTGACGAGTTCTTTTACCTTGAACTGGGGATGGCCCTCAAAAGGCAGGGTGTGGTGATTGAAGAGGGGATCGGCTTCTCTGTTACCCACAAATACACGAAACCACTGCTGCAGATGCTCCCTTTCCAGCTTACCACGGCACAGCGACGGGTTCTCACCGAGATCAAGGAAGATATGATGACGCCGCATCCGATGCACCGGCTGGTGCAGGGTGATGTCGGCAGCGGCAAGACACTGGTGGCGCTGATGGCGGCACTGGTAGCGGTTGAAAACGGCTATCAGGTGGCGATCATGGCGCCGACGGAAATTCTGGCAGAGCAGCATTTCTTGAATATCCACCGCTGGTGCGAACTGCTGGGGGTATCGGTGGTGCTGTTGACCTCCTCGTTCAAGGGGAAGGCGCGCACTGCGGCTCTGGCCAGTATTGCCGATGGTTCGGCGCAGATCGTGATCGGTACGCATGCGGTGATCCAGGACAAGGTCGAGTTCCACCGGTTGGGAATGGGCATTGTCGATGAACAGCACCGCTTTGGCGTGCTGCAGCGCGGCATCCTCAGGAAGAAAGGGGAGAACCCTGATATCCTGGTGATGACTGCCACGCCGATCCCGCGAACTCTGGCAATGACGGTATTCGGTGACCTGTCGCTCTCGGTGATCGACGAACTCCCGCCTGGCCGGACCCCGATCGAGACCAGGCTGGTGTTCGAGTCCAGGCGGTCGCAGGTCTATGCCGCGATCCGGGAAGAGGTAAACAACGGTCGTCAGGCTTATCTGATTTACCCTTTGGTGGAGGAGACGGAAAAGTCCGAACTCAAGGCTGCCAGCCAGATGGCCGAGCATCTGCAGAACGATATCTTTCCCGACTTGAAGGTGGGGCTGCTCCATGGCCGGATGAAACCGGAGGAGAAGGAGGCTGTGATGCGCTCCTTCAAGGCGCAGGAGACCGAGATCCTGGTGGCGACCACCGTCATTGAGGTAGGTATCGATGTCCCCAACGCCACAATCATGGTGATCGAGCATGCCGAGCGGTTCGGCCTGTCGCAGCTCCATCAGCTGCGCGGCAGGGTAGGGCGGGGCAGCGCCAAGTCAAAATGTTTCCTGCTTACTTCGGGCAGGTTGTCCGAAGACGGCGAAAAACGGCTCAGGGTCATGGAGTCGACCAATGACGGCTTCAGGATAGCCGAGGCTGATCTTGAGATCCGCGGCCCCGGTGATTTTCTCGGCACACGCCAGGCAGGGCTTCCGGATTTTCGCGTGGCCAACATTCTGCGCGACGGTCGAATTCTGGAAGAGGCCCGTAAGGAGGCGTTCACCCTGGTTGAGCAGGACCCAGGGCTGAAGCAGCCGCATCATGCTGCCATCAGGGAAGAGCTGGCCCGGCGCTGGGGCGGCCGGCTGGAACTGGCCGGAGTTGCCTGA